The Streptomyces sp. SS1-1 genome has a segment encoding these proteins:
- a CDS encoding type II toxin-antitoxin system PemK/MazF family toxin, producing the protein MDTSWWPALGAVVLLAFVATLVDGWGRGRRPRRGREARRTRPPGRPLKRGRGPGRLPEPAEIWWANVPYEDRPGAKDRPCLVLAVRGQRVTVAKITSRNRAGRGDVIALPPGSVGDAGGRASYLETGELRVVPVRDFRRRVGVMDPAVWDQVRHLSK; encoded by the coding sequence ATGGACACGTCATGGTGGCCGGCGCTCGGCGCGGTCGTGCTGCTCGCGTTCGTCGCCACGCTTGTGGACGGGTGGGGGCGGGGGCGCAGGCCGCGGCGGGGGCGTGAGGCGCGGCGGACCCGGCCGCCGGGGCGGCCGCTGAAGCGGGGGCGGGGGCCGGGCCGGCTGCCGGAGCCGGCGGAGATCTGGTGGGCGAACGTGCCCTACGAGGACCGGCCGGGGGCCAAGGACCGGCCGTGTCTGGTGCTGGCGGTGCGCGGGCAGCGCGTCACGGTCGCCAAGATCACCAGCAGGAACCGCGCCGGGCGCGGCGATGTCATCGCGCTGCCGCCGGGGTCGGTCGGGGACGCCGGGGGCCGGGCGAGCTATCTGGAGACGGGTGAGCTGCGGGTCGTCCCGGTGCGGGACTTCCGGCGGCGGGTCGGGGTGATGGACCCGGCCGTGTGGGACCAGGTCCGTCACCTGTCGAAGTGA
- the rph gene encoding ribonuclease PH encodes MSSQPRIDGRTPDQLRPVTIERAWSKHAEGSVLVSFGDTKVLCTASFTEGVPRWRKGSGEGWVTAEYAMLPRATNTRGDRESVRGKIGGRTHEISRLIGRSLRAVIDYKALGENTVVLDCDVLQADGGTRTAAITGAYVALADAVAWAQGRKLVKPGRKPLTGTVSAVSVGIVAGVPLLDLRYEEDVKADTDMNVVCTGDGRFVEVQGTAEAEPFARDELNTLLDLAVAGCGELADLQRKALDTLLAQ; translated from the coding sequence ATGTCCTCACAGCCCCGCATCGACGGCCGCACCCCCGACCAGCTCCGCCCGGTCACCATCGAACGCGCCTGGAGCAAGCACGCAGAAGGCTCCGTCCTCGTCTCCTTCGGCGACACCAAGGTGCTGTGCACCGCCTCCTTCACCGAAGGCGTCCCGCGCTGGCGCAAGGGCAGCGGCGAAGGCTGGGTCACCGCGGAGTACGCCATGCTGCCCCGCGCCACCAACACCCGCGGCGACCGCGAATCCGTCCGCGGCAAGATCGGCGGCCGCACCCACGAGATCAGCCGCCTCATCGGACGCTCCCTGCGCGCCGTCATCGACTACAAGGCCCTCGGCGAGAACACCGTCGTCCTCGACTGCGACGTCCTCCAGGCCGACGGCGGCACCCGCACCGCCGCCATCACCGGCGCCTACGTCGCCCTCGCCGACGCCGTCGCCTGGGCCCAGGGCCGCAAACTCGTCAAGCCCGGCCGCAAGCCCCTCACCGGCACCGTCAGCGCCGTCTCCGTCGGCATCGTCGCCGGCGTCCCCCTCCTCGACCTGCGCTACGAGGAGGACGTCAAAGCCGACACCGACATGAACGTCGTCTGCACCGGCGACGGCCGCTTCGTCGAGGTCCAGGGCACCGCCGAGGCCGAACCCTTCGCCCGCGACGAACTCAACACCCTGCTCGACCTCGCCGTCGCCGGCTGCGGCGAACTCGCCGACCTCCAGCGCAAGGCCCTCGACACCCTCCTCGCACAGTAA
- a CDS encoding glucose PTS transporter subunit EIIB produces MASKAEKIVAGLGGIDNIEEIEGCITRLRTEVSDASLVDETALKAAGAHGVVKMGTAIQVVIGTDADPIAAEIEDMM; encoded by the coding sequence ATGGCCAGCAAGGCTGAGAAGATCGTCGCCGGGCTCGGCGGCATCGACAACATCGAAGAGATCGAGGGCTGCATCACCCGCCTCCGCACCGAGGTCAGCGACGCCTCACTCGTCGACGAGACCGCCCTCAAGGCCGCCGGCGCCCACGGCGTCGTCAAGATGGGCACCGCCATCCAGGTCGTCATCGGCACCGACGCCGACCCGATCGCCGCGGAGATCGAAGACATGATGTGA
- a CDS encoding transglycosylase domain-containing protein: protein MSEEPQPQPQQPAGKPKRPRRTGWRRIIPTWRMVLGTFVIGVLLLAGLFLLGYSLVKIPPANALATKQANVYMYADGSVIARDGKVNRENVTLAQMSKPAQHAILAAEDRDFYTESAVDPKAMLRAAWNTATGKGKQSGSTITQQYVKNYYLRQEQTVTRKVKEFFIAIKLDREKSKDEILEGYLNTSFFGRNSYGIQAAAQAYYGMDAKDLDAAHAAYLAALVNAPSEYDVVAHPENKAGAVARWNYVLDGMVTKGWLKPSERAGLKFPMPKESSTSTGLSGQRGYIVRTVQDYLISNRMVDKEDLEFGGYRITTTLQKKRQDAFVDAVDDKLMSRLDPKKRKVDGYVRAGGASVDPKTGKVVAMYNGIDYVKQYTPNATRRDFQVGSTFKPFVFTAAVQNESTTRDGRPITPNTMYDGTNRRPVEGWQGKYYAPANEDDVSYGDISVRSATNKSVNAVYAQMAVDVGPQKVKDTAVKLGLPTATPDLEPYPSIALGTATASVLDMTEAYATLANHGKRGTYTMIEKVTKDGAEVVDLPHRKPSQAVTREAADTTTSVLQSVVDSGTATAAQAAGRPAAGKTGTAEEDTAAWFAGYTPDLATVVAVMGQDPVTAKHKSLYGVMGLERINGGGAPTEIWAQYTKAALKGKPVTDFDLELQENAEVPQYPTSDPTQGDEDEGDEDDGPSGKPTSGTGTEGQTGGETPGGPDGGTSTGQDGGGDGGTDDGGATDGGQNGGTNDGGTTDGGAGGPGGPDGGTSSGQDGGTDTGGPGATGTTAGFPTRRP from the coding sequence ATGAGCGAAGAGCCGCAGCCACAGCCGCAGCAGCCGGCCGGGAAGCCGAAGCGACCCCGGCGGACGGGCTGGCGACGGATCATCCCGACCTGGCGCATGGTCCTCGGCACCTTCGTCATCGGCGTCCTGCTGCTCGCCGGCCTGTTCCTCCTCGGCTACTCCCTCGTCAAGATCCCGCCGGCCAACGCGCTCGCCACCAAGCAGGCCAACGTCTACATGTACGCCGACGGCTCCGTGATCGCCCGCGACGGCAAGGTCAACCGGGAGAACGTCACCCTCGCCCAGATGTCGAAGCCCGCCCAGCACGCCATCCTGGCCGCCGAGGACCGCGACTTCTACACCGAGTCCGCCGTCGACCCCAAGGCGATGCTGCGCGCCGCCTGGAACACCGCCACCGGCAAGGGCAAGCAGTCCGGCTCCACGATCACCCAGCAGTACGTCAAGAACTACTACCTGCGCCAGGAGCAGACCGTCACGCGCAAGGTGAAGGAGTTCTTCATCGCGATCAAACTCGACCGCGAGAAGAGCAAGGACGAGATCCTCGAGGGCTACCTCAACACCAGCTTCTTCGGCCGCAACTCCTACGGCATCCAGGCCGCCGCCCAGGCCTACTACGGCATGGACGCCAAGGACCTCGACGCCGCCCACGCCGCCTACCTCGCCGCCCTGGTCAACGCGCCCAGCGAGTACGACGTCGTCGCCCACCCGGAGAACAAGGCCGGCGCCGTCGCCCGCTGGAACTACGTCCTCGACGGCATGGTCACCAAGGGCTGGCTCAAGCCCTCCGAACGGGCCGGGCTGAAGTTCCCCATGCCCAAGGAGTCCTCCACCTCCACCGGCCTGTCCGGCCAGCGCGGCTACATCGTGCGGACCGTCCAGGACTACCTGATCAGCAACAGGATGGTCGACAAGGAGGACCTGGAGTTCGGCGGCTACCGCATCACCACCACCCTCCAGAAGAAGCGGCAGGACGCCTTCGTCGACGCGGTCGACGACAAGCTGATGTCCCGGCTCGACCCGAAGAAGCGCAAGGTCGACGGCTACGTCCGCGCGGGCGGCGCCTCCGTCGACCCGAAGACCGGCAAGGTCGTCGCGATGTACAACGGCATCGACTACGTCAAGCAGTACACCCCGAACGCCACCCGCCGGGACTTCCAGGTCGGCTCCACCTTCAAGCCGTTCGTGTTCACCGCCGCCGTGCAGAACGAGTCGACCACCCGCGACGGCCGCCCCATCACCCCCAACACCATGTACGACGGCACCAACCGGCGCCCCGTGGAGGGCTGGCAGGGCAAGTACTACGCCCCCGCCAACGAGGACGACGTCTCCTACGGCGACATCTCCGTGCGCTCCGCCACCAACAAGTCCGTCAACGCCGTGTACGCCCAGATGGCCGTCGACGTCGGCCCGCAGAAGGTCAAGGACACCGCCGTCAAGCTCGGCCTGCCCACGGCCACCCCCGACCTCGAGCCCTACCCCTCCATCGCCCTCGGCACCGCCACCGCCAGCGTCCTCGACATGACGGAGGCCTACGCGACCCTCGCCAACCACGGCAAGCGCGGCACCTACACCATGATCGAGAAGGTGACCAAGGACGGCGCCGAGGTCGTCGACCTCCCCCACCGCAAGCCCTCCCAGGCCGTCACCCGCGAAGCCGCCGACACCACGACCTCGGTCCTGCAGAGCGTCGTCGACAGCGGCACCGCCACCGCCGCCCAGGCCGCCGGCCGCCCCGCCGCCGGCAAGACCGGCACCGCCGAGGAGGACACCGCCGCCTGGTTCGCCGGATACACCCCCGACCTCGCCACCGTCGTCGCCGTCATGGGCCAGGACCCCGTCACCGCCAAGCACAAGTCGCTGTACGGCGTCATGGGCCTCGAGCGGATCAACGGCGGCGGCGCGCCCACCGAGATCTGGGCCCAGTACACGAAGGCCGCCCTGAAGGGGAAGCCGGTCACCGACTTCGACCTGGAGCTCCAGGAGAACGCCGAGGTCCCCCAGTACCCCACCTCCGACCCGACGCAGGGCGACGAGGACGAGGGCGACGAGGACGACGGCCCCTCCGGGAAGCCCACGTCCGGCACCGGCACCGAGGGCCAGACCGGCGGCGAGACGCCCGGCGGCCCGGACGGCGGCACCAGCACCGGCCAGGACGGCGGCGGCGACGGCGGCACCGACGACGGGGGCGCCACCGACGGCGGCCAGAACGGCGGCACGAACGACGGCGGGACCACGGACGGAGGCGCCGGCGGACCCGGCGGACCCGACGGCGGCACCAGCAGCGGCCAGGACGGCGGCACCGACACCGGCGGACCGGGGGCGACGGGCACCACGGCCGGCTTCCCGACCCGCAGACCGTAG
- the rdgB gene encoding RdgB/HAM1 family non-canonical purine NTP pyrophosphatase — MTRLILATRNAGKITELRAILADAGLHHDLVGADTYPEIPDVKETGVTFAENALLKAHALAQATGLPAVADDSGLCVDVLGGAPGIFSARWAGKHGDDQANLELLLAQLGDIADPHRTAHFACAAALALPDGTERVVEGQLRGTLRDAPAGTNGFGYDPILQPDGETRTCAELTPAEKNAISHRGKAFRALVPVVRELLG; from the coding sequence ATGACCCGCCTGATCCTCGCCACCCGCAACGCCGGAAAGATCACCGAACTCCGGGCGATCCTCGCCGACGCAGGACTCCACCACGACCTCGTCGGCGCGGACACCTACCCCGAGATCCCCGACGTCAAGGAAACCGGCGTCACCTTCGCCGAGAACGCCCTCCTCAAGGCCCACGCCCTCGCCCAGGCCACCGGCCTCCCCGCAGTCGCCGACGACTCCGGCCTCTGCGTCGACGTCCTCGGCGGCGCCCCCGGCATCTTCTCCGCCCGCTGGGCCGGAAAGCACGGCGACGACCAGGCCAACCTCGAACTGCTCCTCGCCCAGCTCGGCGACATCGCCGACCCCCACCGCACCGCCCACTTCGCCTGCGCCGCCGCCCTCGCCCTCCCCGACGGCACCGAACGCGTCGTCGAGGGCCAGCTCCGCGGCACCCTGCGCGACGCCCCCGCCGGCACCAACGGCTTCGGCTACGACCCGATCCTCCAGCCCGACGGCGAGACCCGCACCTGCGCCGAACTCACCCCGGCCGAGAAGAACGCCATCAGCCACCGAGGCAAGGCGTTCCGGGCACTGGTACCGGTGGTGCGGGAGCTGTTGGGCTGA
- the bcp gene encoding thioredoxin-dependent thiol peroxidase, which yields MSERLQPGDVAPAFTLPDADGNEVSLSDHKGRKVIVYFYPAALTPGCTKQACDFTDNLELLAGAGYDVIGVSPDKPEKLAKFRDKESLKVTLVADPDKKVLEAYGAFGEKKLYGKTVVGVIRSTVVVDEEGKVERALYNVKATGHVAKIIKDLGI from the coding sequence ATGAGCGAGCGACTCCAGCCGGGGGACGTGGCCCCCGCCTTCACCCTTCCCGACGCCGACGGCAACGAGGTGTCCCTCTCGGACCACAAGGGCCGCAAGGTCATCGTCTACTTCTACCCCGCCGCCCTGACGCCGGGCTGCACCAAGCAGGCCTGTGACTTCACGGACAACCTGGAGCTGCTGGCCGGCGCCGGGTACGACGTCATCGGGGTATCCCCCGACAAGCCGGAGAAACTCGCCAAGTTCCGCGACAAGGAGTCCCTGAAGGTCACGCTGGTGGCCGACCCGGACAAGAAGGTCCTGGAGGCGTACGGCGCCTTCGGCGAGAAGAAGCTCTACGGCAAGACGGTGGTCGGCGTCATCCGCTCGACGGTCGTCGTCGACGAGGAGGGCAAGGTCGAACGCGCCCTCTACAACGTCAAGGCCACCGGCCACGTCGCCAAGATCATCAAGGACCTGGGCATCTGA
- a CDS encoding DMT family transporter, producing MAWVLLVVAGLLEVAWSVGMKYTDGFTRLVPSLFTGAGIVASMLLLSYAARSLPIGTAYGVWVGIGAAGAAVVGMLVLGEPVTAARIFFVCLLLVAVVGLKATSGH from the coding sequence ATGGCCTGGGTTCTGCTCGTCGTCGCCGGTCTGCTCGAGGTCGCCTGGTCGGTGGGCATGAAGTACACCGACGGTTTCACCCGGCTCGTCCCCAGCCTGTTCACCGGCGCGGGCATCGTCGCGAGCATGCTGCTGCTGTCGTACGCCGCCCGGTCCCTGCCGATCGGTACGGCGTACGGGGTGTGGGTCGGGATCGGCGCGGCCGGTGCCGCGGTGGTCGGCATGCTGGTGCTGGGGGAGCCGGTCACCGCGGCGCGGATCTTCTTCGTGTGTCTGCTGCTGGTCGCCGTGGTGGGGCTGAAGGCGACCAGCGGTCACTGA
- a CDS encoding GroES family chaperonin: protein MSANRNEHSTHHDKLPIRMLHDRVLVRQDTSEGERRSGGGILIPATAAVGRRLAWAEVVAVGQNVRTVEPGDRVLFDPEDRAEVEVRGVAYVLMRERDLHAVAADRFEGSEDSTGLYL, encoded by the coding sequence GTGAGCGCCAACAGAAACGAGCACAGCACCCATCACGACAAGCTGCCCATCCGGATGCTGCACGACCGCGTACTCGTGCGGCAGGACACCAGCGAGGGCGAGCGGCGTTCCGGTGGCGGCATCCTGATCCCCGCGACGGCCGCCGTGGGCCGCAGGCTGGCCTGGGCCGAGGTCGTCGCGGTGGGGCAGAACGTACGGACCGTGGAGCCGGGTGACCGGGTCCTGTTCGACCCGGAGGACCGGGCCGAGGTGGAGGTGCGCGGGGTCGCGTACGTGCTGATGCGCGAACGCGATCTGCACGCGGTGGCCGCCGACCGGTTCGAGGGGTCGGAGGACTCCACGGGGCTCTATCTGTGA
- a CDS encoding MBL fold metallo-hydrolase, whose protein sequence is MKLTVVGCSGSFPSAESACSSYLVEADGFRLLLDMGNGALGELQRHCGLYDLDAIYLSHLHADHCIDMCAYFVARYYRHDGGRCDPIPVYGPEGTEHRLTTAYADTPTASSMSEVFDFHTVKPSTFDIGPFTVHTERVAHPVEAYGIRIEHGGRVLTYSGDTGISTALDELARDADLFLCEAAFTHGKESIPDLHLNGREAGQSAARAGARSLVLTHIPPWTDPEVNLADAREVYDGPVTLAAPGRTYEI, encoded by the coding sequence ATGAAGCTCACCGTCGTCGGCTGCTCGGGGTCGTTCCCGTCCGCGGAATCGGCCTGCTCGAGCTACCTCGTCGAGGCCGACGGCTTCCGGCTGCTCCTCGACATGGGCAACGGCGCCCTGGGCGAGCTGCAGCGCCACTGCGGTCTCTACGACCTCGACGCGATCTACCTCAGCCACCTGCACGCCGACCACTGCATCGACATGTGCGCGTACTTCGTGGCGCGCTACTACCGGCACGACGGCGGCCGCTGCGACCCCATCCCGGTCTACGGTCCCGAGGGCACCGAGCACCGTCTGACCACGGCCTACGCGGACACCCCCACCGCCTCGTCCATGAGCGAGGTCTTCGACTTCCACACGGTCAAGCCGTCCACCTTCGACATCGGCCCGTTCACGGTGCACACGGAACGCGTGGCCCACCCGGTGGAGGCGTACGGTATCCGGATCGAGCACGGCGGCCGGGTGCTGACCTACTCCGGCGACACGGGCATCAGCACCGCCCTGGACGAACTCGCCCGCGACGCCGACCTGTTCCTGTGCGAGGCCGCCTTCACGCACGGCAAGGAGAGCATCCCCGACCTGCACCTCAACGGGCGCGAGGCGGGGCAGTCGGCGGCTCGCGCGGGCGCCCGGAGCCTGGTCCTCACCCACATCCCGCCGTGGACCGACCCCGAGGTCAACCTGGCGGACGCGCGCGAGGTCTACGACGGCCCGGTGACGCTGGCGGCACCCGGCCGGACGTACGAGATCTGA
- a CDS encoding PTS transporter subunit EIIC, with translation MTADSTVTPGRARWNALFQGLQKMGRSLQLPIAVLPAAGILNRLGQPDVFGDDGLGWTDVSRVMVGAGSALLDGSLGLPLLFCVGVAIGMARKSDGSTALAAVAGFLVYYTVLRQFPDDCAEGSKAIPNVGCQLQDGSVTVFEFQNPGVFGGIVMGLLTAFFWARYHRTKLVDWLGFFNGRRLVPIIMAFVAILFAALCLWVWPPIGDALESFSDWMSGLGAWGAGVFGLANRALLVVGLHQFLNVPIWFQFGTFTTPDGRVVHGDINMFLAGDPDAGQFTSGFFPIMMFALPAAALAITHCARPGRRKEVGGLMLSVALTSFVTGITEPIEYSFLFVAPLLYAVHAVLTGVSMAVTWALGVHDGFSFSAGLIDYVINWNLATRPWAIVPIGLCFAVLYYVIFRFAITRFDLRTPGREPEEEVEDVTKG, from the coding sequence ATGACTGCCGACAGTACGGTCACTCCCGGGCGGGCGCGCTGGAACGCCTTGTTCCAGGGGTTGCAGAAGATGGGGCGCAGTCTGCAGCTCCCCATCGCCGTGCTGCCGGCGGCGGGCATCCTGAACCGGCTGGGGCAGCCGGATGTGTTCGGGGACGACGGTCTGGGCTGGACCGATGTGTCGCGGGTGATGGTGGGTGCGGGCAGTGCGCTGCTCGACGGGTCGCTGGGGCTGCCGCTGCTGTTCTGTGTGGGTGTGGCCATCGGCATGGCGCGCAAGTCGGACGGTTCGACGGCGCTGGCGGCGGTGGCGGGGTTCCTCGTGTACTACACGGTGCTGCGGCAGTTCCCGGACGACTGCGCGGAGGGCTCCAAGGCGATCCCGAACGTGGGCTGTCAGTTGCAGGACGGCTCGGTGACGGTCTTCGAGTTCCAGAACCCGGGGGTGTTCGGCGGGATCGTCATGGGGTTGCTGACGGCGTTCTTCTGGGCGCGCTATCACCGGACGAAGCTGGTGGACTGGCTGGGCTTCTTCAACGGCCGGCGGCTGGTGCCGATCATCATGGCGTTCGTGGCGATCCTGTTCGCGGCACTGTGTCTGTGGGTGTGGCCGCCGATCGGTGACGCGCTGGAGAGCTTCAGCGACTGGATGAGCGGGCTGGGCGCGTGGGGTGCGGGTGTCTTCGGTCTGGCGAACCGGGCGCTGCTGGTGGTGGGTCTGCACCAGTTCCTGAACGTGCCCATCTGGTTCCAGTTCGGGACGTTCACGACGCCGGACGGGCGGGTGGTGCACGGTGACATCAACATGTTCCTGGCGGGCGACCCGGACGCCGGTCAGTTCACCTCGGGGTTCTTCCCGATCATGATGTTCGCGCTGCCGGCGGCGGCGCTGGCGATCACGCACTGTGCGAGGCCGGGGCGCCGCAAGGAGGTCGGCGGTCTGATGCTGTCGGTGGCGCTGACGTCGTTCGTCACGGGGATCACGGAGCCCATCGAGTACTCGTTCCTGTTCGTGGCGCCGCTGCTGTACGCGGTGCACGCGGTGCTGACGGGTGTGTCGATGGCGGTGACCTGGGCGCTGGGGGTGCATGACGGGTTCAGCTTCTCGGCGGGGCTGATCGACTACGTCATCAACTGGAACCTGGCGACGCGGCCGTGGGCGATCGTCCCGATCGGTCTGTGCTTCGCCGTCCTCTATTACGTGATCTTCCGTTTCGCGATCACCAGGTTCGACCTGAGGACGCCGGGGCGGGAGCCGGAGGAGGAGGTGGAGGACGTCACGAAGGGCTGA
- a CDS encoding PTS transporter subunit EIIC, giving the protein MSTATSPTAAPTKKWGSGLIQGLQKVGRSLQLPIAVLPAAGLLLRFGQPDVFGADGLGWDKVAAVFATAGGAIFDNLPMLFCIGVAIGFAKKADGSTALAALVGFLVYSNVLKAFPVTEAKVQDGADIAATYNNPGVLGGIIMGLLAAVLWQRYHRKKLVDWLGFFNGRRLVPIIMAFVGTAMGVFFGLVWEPIGEVISDFGEWMTGLGAFGAGLFGLINRALIPVGMHQFVNTVSWFQLGDFKDAAGGIVHGDLNRFFAGDPTAGQFMSGFFPIMMFGLPAAAIAIAHSARPERRKAVMGMMVSLALTSFVTGVTEPIEFAFMFIAPVLYVIHAVLTALSMAITWALGVHAGFTFSAGFIDYALNWNLATKPWLIIPIGLVFAAIYYAVFRFAITKWNLPTPGREPEEEVEDLTKA; this is encoded by the coding sequence ATGAGCACCGCCACCTCGCCAACGGCGGCCCCCACGAAGAAGTGGGGATCAGGCCTGATCCAGGGCCTTCAGAAGGTCGGCCGCAGCCTTCAGCTCCCGATCGCCGTGCTTCCGGCCGCCGGTCTGCTGCTCCGTTTCGGCCAGCCCGACGTGTTCGGCGCGGACGGACTCGGCTGGGACAAGGTCGCCGCCGTGTTCGCCACCGCGGGCGGTGCGATCTTCGACAACCTGCCGATGCTGTTCTGCATCGGTGTGGCGATCGGCTTCGCCAAGAAGGCGGACGGCTCGACCGCCCTGGCCGCCCTCGTCGGCTTCCTCGTGTACAGCAACGTCCTCAAGGCGTTCCCGGTCACCGAGGCGAAGGTCCAGGACGGCGCGGACATAGCCGCGACCTACAACAACCCTGGTGTCCTCGGCGGCATCATCATGGGTCTGCTGGCCGCCGTGCTGTGGCAGCGCTACCACCGCAAGAAGCTGGTGGACTGGCTGGGCTTCTTCAACGGCCGCCGGCTCGTGCCGATCATCATGGCCTTCGTCGGCACCGCGATGGGCGTCTTCTTCGGTCTGGTCTGGGAGCCGATCGGTGAGGTCATCTCCGACTTCGGCGAGTGGATGACCGGTCTCGGCGCCTTCGGCGCGGGTCTGTTCGGCCTGATCAACCGTGCGCTGATCCCGGTCGGCATGCACCAGTTCGTGAACACCGTCTCCTGGTTCCAGCTCGGCGACTTCAAGGACGCCGCCGGCGGGATCGTCCACGGTGACCTGAACCGCTTCTTCGCCGGTGACCCGACCGCCGGTCAGTTCATGTCCGGCTTCTTCCCGATCATGATGTTCGGTCTGCCGGCCGCCGCCATCGCCATCGCGCACAGCGCCCGCCCCGAGCGCCGCAAGGCCGTGATGGGCATGATGGTCTCGCTGGCGCTGACCTCCTTCGTGACCGGTGTGACCGAGCCGATCGAGTTCGCGTTCATGTTCATCGCCCCGGTGCTGTACGTGATCCACGCGGTGCTCACCGCCCTGTCGATGGCGATCACCTGGGCGCTCGGCGTCCACGCGGGCTTCACCTTCTCCGCGGGCTTCATCGACTACGCGCTCAACTGGAACCTGGCGACCAAGCCCTGGCTGATCATCCCGATCGGCCTGGTGTTCGCCGCGATCTACTACGCCGTCTTCCGCTTCGCCATCACGAAGTGGAACCTCCCCACCCCGGGCCGCGAGCCCGAGGAGGAGGTCGAGGACCTCACCAAGGCGTGA
- a CDS encoding HNH endonuclease produces the protein MRAGARARPTVEALREAVSRSESLAAVLRRLGRPDNGGQRVLVRRWLSEAGISTEHFLGQGHRRGKPGVVPLKRPEEILVLHEGGRRTRTVLLRRALRETGVPDECAECGTGPEWLGKPMTLEVDHINGDRSDDRRENLRLLCPNCHATTATWCRGGRRPSPQ, from the coding sequence GTGAGGGCCGGTGCACGGGCACGGCCCACCGTGGAGGCGTTGCGCGAGGCGGTGTCCCGGTCGGAGTCGCTCGCGGCGGTGCTGCGACGGCTGGGGCGCCCCGACAACGGCGGTCAGCGTGTTCTGGTGCGGCGATGGCTGAGCGAGGCCGGCATCTCGACGGAACACTTCCTGGGCCAGGGCCACCGACGTGGGAAGCCGGGCGTGGTTCCGCTCAAGCGCCCCGAGGAGATCCTGGTGCTGCACGAGGGCGGCCGCCGGACGAGGACCGTGCTTCTGCGCCGGGCGCTGCGTGAGACCGGTGTGCCGGACGAGTGCGCCGAGTGCGGTACGGGGCCGGAGTGGCTCGGGAAGCCGATGACTCTGGAGGTCGATCACATCAACGGCGACCGGAGCGACGACCGGCGGGAGAATCTGCGACTGCTGTGTCCCAACTGCCACGCCACCACGGCGACCTGGTGCCGAGGAGGACGCCGCCCTTCCCCTCAATGA
- a CDS encoding DUF3618 domain-containing protein has product MADTSDTRTPAQIEADIKARRVVLAETLDEIGVRVHPKTIVGDAKAKVAANIDHTLGRAYVGVNRAVSDVKAKFTDEDGAPRLERIVPVALVAVGLVGLLALGARRRKG; this is encoded by the coding sequence GTGGCGGACACGTCGGACACCAGGACCCCGGCACAGATCGAGGCGGACATCAAGGCCCGCCGCGTCGTGCTGGCGGAGACGCTCGACGAGATCGGGGTGCGGGTGCACCCGAAGACGATCGTCGGCGATGCCAAGGCCAAGGTCGCGGCGAACATCGACCACACGCTCGGACGGGCCTACGTGGGCGTGAACCGGGCCGTGAGCGACGTCAAGGCCAAGTTCACCGACGAGGACGGCGCGCCCCGTCTGGAGCGCATCGTGCCGGTCGCGCTCGTGGCGGTCGGCCTGGTCGGGCTGCTGGCCCTCGGTGCCCGGCGCCGCAAGGGCTGA